From the Cyanobacteriota bacterium genome, one window contains:
- a CDS encoding glycine cleavage system protein H produces MVQYFKSHEWIAEKGEGVYQMGISQYACDQLGDIVFVEAKEDGEVYDSADSLAILESVKAVGDIYAPFKAKLISTNKEVVNSPEEINSKTWIIEISSVDGIDFDDLDTMNSGEYDDYLETL; encoded by the coding sequence ATGGTTCAATACTTTAAGTCACATGAATGGATAGCAGAAAAGGGTGAAGGTGTATACCAAATGGGTATCAGCCAGTATGCTTGTGATCAGCTTGGTGATATAGTTTTTGTTGAAGCGAAAGAAGACGGCGAGGTCTATGATTCGGCTGATTCATTAGCTATTTTAGAGTCTGTTAAGGCGGTTGGAGATATTTATGCACCGTTTAAAGCGAAGCTCATCAGCACCAATAAAGAAGTTGTTAATAGCCCTGAAGAGATCAATTCAAAGACCTGGATAATAGAAATTAGCTCAGTAGACGGAATTGATTTTGATGACTTGGATACTATGAATAGTGGTGAGTATGATGACTATTTAGAGACGCTCTAG
- the gcvT gene encoding glycine cleavage system aminomethyltransferase GcvT, giving the protein MAELKLPISHYFNQTNGARFADFAGWKMPTFYTSIIEEHKATREHIGIFDVSHMGRWLVSGKESLDFLNDLVTNDLEPLFAGSGIYTAMLNEEGGIIDDLIIYKIGDEEFMLVNNAGNHDIDTAWYEKQIENYDAEMIDMTEVWGQIAVQGPMAKQVLEQLLGIDEPLEYFGFGVVDCDDDTEEPLIIAATGYTGEEGYELYGDPDILMDIWEDLIDEHDATPCGLGSRDLLRLEAGYCLHGNDIDIKTTPYEAGLSWVTKMEKEDFIGKSAATRKDKKLIGLAFPEGDKIIPRSHTKVLNEAGEEIGEVTSGNFSSMLNRAIALAYIKPEYEDAQVKVSIRNKESIAQVGKPWFYRNIGKKQVQEFKSSAIVS; this is encoded by the coding sequence ATGGCAGAACTCAAATTACCTATCTCTCATTATTTCAATCAAACTAATGGTGCACGTTTTGCGGATTTTGCTGGTTGGAAGATGCCGACTTTTTATACTTCTATTATTGAAGAGCATAAAGCAACTCGAGAACATATTGGGATTTTTGATGTTTCACATATGGGACGTTGGTTGGTTTCTGGAAAAGAATCCCTAGATTTTTTGAATGACTTAGTTACTAATGATCTTGAGCCTTTGTTTGCTGGTTCTGGTATCTATACAGCGATGCTCAATGAAGAAGGTGGCATTATTGATGATTTGATTATTTACAAGATTGGTGATGAAGAATTTATGTTGGTGAATAACGCCGGTAATCATGATATTGATACTGCCTGGTATGAAAAACAAATTGAAAACTATGACGCTGAAATGATAGATATGACTGAGGTCTGGGGGCAGATTGCGGTTCAAGGTCCTATGGCAAAACAGGTACTAGAGCAGCTTCTGGGCATCGATGAGCCTCTTGAGTATTTTGGTTTTGGTGTTGTTGATTGTGATGATGATACTGAAGAGCCGTTAATTATTGCTGCGACTGGTTATACCGGTGAAGAGGGTTACGAGCTATATGGTGACCCTGATATATTAATGGATATTTGGGAAGACTTGATTGATGAGCATGATGCAACGCCTTGTGGTTTAGGTTCACGTGATTTACTGAGGCTTGAAGCTGGCTATTGTTTGCACGGTAATGACATTGATATTAAGACGACTCCATATGAGGCTGGGCTTAGTTGGGTTACCAAAATGGAGAAGGAAGATTTTATTGGTAAGTCTGCAGCCACCAGAAAGGACAAAAAACTAATTGGACTTGCGTTTCCTGAAGGAGACAAAATTATTCCAAGGTCACATACCAAAGTATTAAATGAGGCTGGTGAAGAGATTGGTGAAGTTACCAGTGGTAATTTTTCTTCGATGCTTAATAGAGCAATAGCCTTGGCCTACATTAAGCCTGAATACGAAGACGCTCAAGTAAAGGTGTCGATACGCAATAAAGAGTCTATTGCACAAGTAGGAAAGCCTTGGTTTTATCGCAATATCGGTAAAAAACAAGTTCAGGAATTTAAGTCCTCTGCGATTGTAAGTTAA
- a CDS encoding FAD-dependent oxidoreductase has translation MSKLNDKAIVIIGGGPAGYMSALELRKRFSEQKIILIEKNKLGGACLHVGCIPSKQLHSIENLADFPKLITKNKMMLEKAIASELKAADIEVIIAEAQVSEDGVVVDANKIDYCKLIIATGTKPRTLKEFPDALTSDSFFSEESLAKGFADKYLFIGGGYIGLELASMLAHHGKQVRVIEMMNEIMPFLDKDIHAKFMQGLKTQKIKVETGVKDLSSIQIEEGEEVFVSIGREASSFKPRTSNQCVIGDASGQIALAHYAYAQAKQLAASFAGEHYHLDPNKVPLVVFTHPELASIGLTEQAAREIYGAKVETRIINWASNGKARVSGHDRGMTKWVIVDNHIVGCHIIGHSATDLISIVVPIINMNPSIEEMKRWIYPHPTLGEIFSF, from the coding sequence ATGTCTAAACTAAATGACAAAGCAATAGTGATTATCGGGGGCGGACCTGCTGGCTATATGTCGGCGTTGGAACTCCGTAAAAGATTTAGCGAGCAAAAAATAATTTTAATAGAGAAAAATAAACTAGGCGGCGCTTGTCTTCATGTTGGTTGTATCCCAAGTAAACAATTGCATTCTATTGAGAATCTTGCTGACTTTCCTAAGTTAATTACCAAAAATAAAATGATGCTAGAAAAAGCTATCGCTAGTGAACTTAAAGCTGCAGACATTGAAGTGATCATTGCAGAGGCGCAAGTCTCAGAAGATGGAGTTGTGGTTGATGCTAACAAGATCGACTATTGCAAATTAATTATTGCAACTGGCACTAAACCAAGGACACTTAAAGAGTTTCCAGATGCTTTGACTAGCGATAGTTTTTTCTCTGAAGAGAGCTTGGCCAAAGGGTTTGCTGACAAATATTTATTTATAGGAGGTGGATATATCGGGCTAGAACTTGCTTCGATGTTGGCGCATCATGGTAAACAAGTAAGAGTAATTGAAATGATGAATGAGATTATGCCTTTTCTTGATAAGGATATCCACGCCAAGTTCATGCAAGGACTTAAGACTCAGAAGATTAAAGTAGAAACTGGCGTCAAAGATTTGAGTAGCATTCAAATAGAAGAAGGTGAAGAAGTTTTTGTTTCTATCGGTAGAGAAGCCTCGAGCTTTAAGCCTCGAACCTCGAACCAATGCGTCATTGGTGACGCTTCCGGTCAAATAGCACTTGCTCACTATGCCTATGCCCAAGCAAAACAACTAGCTGCTAGTTTTGCTGGTGAGCACTACCACCTTGATCCAAACAAAGTGCCGCTCGTGGTATTCACTCATCCTGAACTCGCTTCTATTGGGCTCACAGAGCAAGCTGCACGTGAAATCTATGGGGCTAAAGTTGAAACTAGAATCATCAACTGGGCAAGCAACGGCAAGGCTCGTGTTTCTGGTCACGATAGGGGGATGACCAAGTGGGTCATTGTTGATAATCACATCGTTGGCTGCCACATTATCGGACACTCTGCTACAGATTTAATTTCAATTGTAGTGCCAATTATTAATATGAATCCAAGTATTGAAGAAATGAAGAGATGGATTTATCCGCATCCGACTTTGGGCGAGATTTTTTCCTTTTGA